The window CGGTTTGGGGGGCGCCTGGGAGACCGGACCCCTCAAAAATAACCCACCGGCCCGTTCACGACAACGCACGAATGGGCATGGTCCCATGTGATGCGTTGTTGCGCAGGATTGGCGCGCTGCTAAGGTTTCAGGCGAAAAAGCAATTCCAGATCGGCCCAACCGGCCGCGGAAAGACAGTTTGTATGAATGACCACACGCGGCTCCGCGACGGCCTTGCGCCGCACGGTGAGCTGGGGTCGATGGCGGCGGCGTTCGCCACTGAACCGGCCGTCGGCGCGCAAGCGCCGGGAACCGGCGTCTACGCGGCGCTCGACCTCGGCACCAACAATTGCAGGCTCCTGATCGCCTGTCCGACCCACGACGGCTTTCGGGTGGTCGATTCCTTCTCGCGCATCATCCGGCTCGGCGAGGGCGTCTCGGCAACCGGGTGCATCAGCGAGGCCGCGATCGAGCGCGCCATCGTGGCGCTCGGCATCTGCCGCGACAAGATCAACCTGCGCAAGGCGCGGCGGCTGCGGCTGATCGCCACCGAAGCCTGCCGCGCCGCCTCGAATGCCGAAGGCTTTCGCAGCCGCGTCGCTGCCGAGACCGGGATCGAGCTCGAGGTGATCGACCGCGAGACCGAGGCGGCGCTTGCCGTGCTCGGCTGCTCGCCGCTGGTCGATCCCAGGGGGCGCGGCGCAATCCTGTTCGACATCGGCGGCGGCTCGACCGAACTGGTACGGATCGAGCGCGACGCCGCAAATCCGGAGCCGCGCATCAAAGCCTGGATGTCGATCCCGTTCGGTGTGGTCACCCTTGCCGAGCAGTTCGGGGGCCGCGACGTCACGCCAGAGATCTACGCCGCGATGGAGCGCGAGGTCGCCCATCACATCGCGCCGTTCGCCGAACAGCATGGCGGCGATCTCGCCGACATGCATCTGCTCGGCACCTCAGGCACTGTGACGACGCTCGCCGGCATCCATCTCAATCTCGCGCGCTACGACCGCCGCCGCATTGACAGCGTCTGGATGAACGATACCGATGTGACCGCGACCATCACCAAGCTGCTCGGCATGAGCTACGAGGAGCGCGCCGCGAACAGCTGCATCAGCGTCGAGCGCGCCGATCTCGTGCTGGCCGGCTGCGCCATCCTCGACGCGATCCGCCGCGCCTTTCCGCTGCCACGCCTGCGCGTCGCCGACCGGGGCCTACGCGAAGGCATGCTGGTCGAGATGATGCGCGAAGACGGCGCGCTCAGGAGCTGGTGAGATGGCCAAGGACACCACCGGCCGCTTGCACGTCCAGGTCAAGACCCACGGCAAGCGCAAATTGTCGTCGAAGCTCTGGCTCGAGCGGCAGCTCAACGACCCCTATGTGGTGAAGGCGAAGGCGCTGGGCTATCGCTCGCGCGCCGCGTTCAAGCTGCTCGAGATCGACGACAAATACCGGCTGCTCAAGCACGGCATGGCAGTGGTCGATCTCGGTGCCGCCCCGGGGGGCTGGAGCCAGATCGCCGCCAAGCGTGTCGGCTCGGTCGACGGCAAGGGTAAGGTCATCGCGATCGACCTGCTGGAAATCCCCGAGATTGCCGGGGTCGAGTTCGCGCAGCTCGACTTCATGGACAATGACGCGCCGGACAAGCTCAAGGCGATGCTCGATGGCGGCGCCGACATCGTGATGTCCGACATGGCTGCCAACACCACCGGTCACCGCAAGACCGACCAACTTCGCATCGTCGGCCTGATCGAGACCGCCGCCGCGTTCGCCTGCGATGTGCTGAAGCCGGGCGGGACCTTCCTGGCAAAGGCGTTCCAGAGCGGCGCCGACGCCGAGCTGCTCGCCCAGCTCAAGCGCGATTTCGCCACGGTGCGTCACGTCAAGCCGGCCGCGAGCCGTGCGGATTCCTCGGAGCGCTATGTGCTGGCGACGGGATTTCGAGGCGGGGCGACGCAGTAGCCGCGAATTCCGTCATTGCGAGGAGCCCTTGCGACGAAGCAATCCAGACTGTCTCCGCGGAGGGATTCTGGATTGCTTCGCTCCGCTCGCAATGACGTGACTACCCCAGCCGCTGATCCCGCACGTCCTGCGTATCCTCGGTTGCGGCCTTGACGGCCGCCTTGGCCGCGCCCTTGCCGGCACCCTTGCGGCTTGCGATCTCCACGGCCTTGCGGCCGGAGACTTCGTGGCCGGCATCGGCGGGCATCTGCCAGAAGAACCAGCTCGACGCCGCCGAGGTCAGGGCGACCACGATGAAGGCCGGCGCAAACACACTGGCGTTGAGCTCGCTGACGTGGCTGAGCCACATCGTCGTCTCCACGGACGCAGCGCCGACGGCAACGCCGGCCGAGACCGCGAGCTGCTGGTTGACGCTGACGAGCGTGGTGGCGCGGCTCATCTGCGCGTGCTCGACCTCGGCATAGGCAACCGTGTTGATCGCGGTGAACTCGAGCGAACGGAAGAAGCCGCCAACCACCAGGATGATCATGATGATCAGCAGCGGCGTCGTCACGGTGAAGAGGGCACAGGCGGCCAGGAAAACTGCACTGATGATCGCGTTCGCCGTCATCAGGTTGCGAAAGCCGAAGGCGCGGATGATGCGTGCGGCCAGCGCCTTCATGCCCATGGCGCCGAGCGAGGAGCCAAACGTGACGAGGCCGGACTTGAACGGCGAGAGGCCGAAGCCGATCTGCATCAGCAATGGCAACAGGAATGGCAGCGCGCCGATGCCGAGCCGAAACATGAAGCCGCCGAGAACGGCCGCGCGCAGTGTCGGCAGCCTCAGCAGCGTGAAGTCCAGCACTGGCGACCCCGTTCGCCGCGCGTGAAGGACATACAGTGTCATCGAGATCGATCCGCCGACGACCAGGGCGGCGACCGTGCTCCATGGCAGCAGATTGAGTCCGGCGACCGACAGCCCGAAGGCGATGCCGGCGAGCCCGAGGCCCGCGAGCACCATGCCGTAGAGGTCGAACGGCTCTCGTTCCTCGCTCTTGATAGGATCGATGAAGCGCAAGGCCATGAAGATGCCGAGCAGCCCGATCGGGATGTTGATCAGGAAGATCCAGTGCCACGACGCATAGGTGGTGATGAAGCCGCCGAGCGGCGGCCCGATCACGGGTCCGATCAGGGCAGGAACCGTCACCCACGCCATGGCATTGACCAGCGCGCTCTTGTCGACCGATCGCAACAGCACGAGGCGCCCGACCGGCGTCATCATCGCCCCGCCCATGCCTTGCAGGATGCGCGCGAATACGAAATCGGTGACCGATGTCGAGAGCGCGCAGCCGACCGAGCCGACCATGAACACGCCGACGGCAATCGCAAACACCATGCGCGCGCCGAAACGGTCGGCGGTCCAGCCGCTCGCCGGAATGAACACGGCAAGCGACAGCAGATACGAGGTGATCGCGAGCTTGAGCGTCAGTGGGCTGGTGCCGATGTCGGCCGCGATCGCGGGCAGCGACGTGGCGATCACCGTCGAATCCATGTTCTCCATGAAGAGAGCAGTGGCCACGATCAGCGGAATGATGCGTTGCTTGTCGACCATGACGGATTGGTAATGGAAATCAGAAGGAAGGGCGAGAATTGCGGCTTATCACCGCCACTGGGCCGCGACCATTGCGGATCGACGCATGGCACCTAAATCCTGCGTGACCCCAGGGTGGGGTGCGTCCTGCGTCGGAGAACGTGATGATCTGCCGGCACAGGAGGGGCGTGGACGCCGTCCGCCGGCACGAGCTGACGCCGGTTATCCCGGCTGAACTTGCCTAAAAAGCCTGTGCATGGCTGGCCGGCGGTCCGAATTGCTTTGATTCGTCGCCCGCCCGTGCTATCGACCCGCGTCAACCCCACCGATGGGCTCCGATTCTCCGGCGTTGCCGCAAGGTACGCCGAGGGCGGCGCTCATCCATAGCTATTTGCGGCAGGGCCGCGGAAGGAGTTGGCACATGGCCACGGTGCAACAAGGCATTCGCGAAGCCCTCACGTTCGACGACGTGCTGCTGAAGCCGGGCCTGTCGGACGTCATGCCGGGCGAGGTCGACATCCGCTCTCGCGTCACCCGTGCCATTCCGCTCAACATCCCGATCATGGCCTCCGCCATGGACACGGTCACCGAAGCCCGCATGGCGATCGCCATGGCGCAGGCCGGCGGCATCGGCGTCATTCACCGCAATTTCGATCCCGAGGGACAGGCCGCCCAGGTGCGGCAGGTCAAGCGCTACGAGTCGGGCATGGTGGTGAACCCGCTCACCATCAGCCCCGACGCCACGCTGGACGACGCGCTCAAGCTGATGAGCGATCACGGCATCTCCGGCATTCCCGTCGTCACCGGTGCGGGCAAGTCCACGCCGGGCAAGCTGGTCGGCATTCTCACCAACCGCGACGTCCGCTTCGCCACCGACCGCCAGCAAAAAATCTCCGAACTGATGACGCATGAAGGTCTCGTCACGGTGCGCGAGAATGTCAGCCAGGACGAGGCGCGGCGGATGCTGCATCAACACCGCATCGAGAAGCTGCTCGTGGTCGACGAGCAATATCGCTGCGTCGGTCTGGTCACCGTGAAGGACATGGAGAAGGCGGTCGCCCATCCGCTGGCCTGCAAGGACGCACAGGGCCGTCTGCGCGTCGCCGCCGCCACCACGGTCGGTGATAGCGGCTTCGAGCGCACCGAGCGGCTGATCGACGCCGGCGTCGATCTCGTCGTGGTCGACACCGCGCACGGCCATTCCCGTCACGTGCTCCATGCGGTCAACCGCATCAAGCGTCTCTCCAACTCGGTGCAGGTCGTTGCCGGCAACGTCGCGACCTCGGAGGGTGCGCAGGCGCTGATCGATGCGGGCGCGGACTGCATCAAGGTCGGCATCGGCCCGGGCTCGATCTGCACCACGCGCATCGTCGCCGGCGTCGGCGTTCCCCAGCTCACCGCGATCATGGATGCGGTCGAGGCGGCGAAGAAGTCCGACATCCCCGTGATCGCCGACGGCGGTATCAAGTTTTCCGGCGACCTCGCGAAAGCGCTCGCTGCCGGTGCCGACATCGCGATGGTCGGCTCACTGCTCGCCGGCACCGACGAGACGCCCGGCGAAGTGTTCTTGTGGCAGGGCCGCTCCTACAAGGCCTATCGCGGCATGGGTTCGGTCGGCGCGATGGCGCGCGGCTCGGCCGACCGCTACTTCCAGCAGGACATCAAGGACACGCTCAAGCTCGTGCCCGAAGGCATCGAAGGCCAGGTGCCTTACAAGGGCCCGGTCGGCAACGTCATGCACCAGCTCGCCGGCGGCCTGCGCGCCGCGATGGGCTATGTTGGTGCAAAGGACATGAAGGACCTGCACGACAAGGCCCAGTTCGTGCGCATCACCGGCGCGGGCCTGCGCGAAAGCCACGTCCACGACGTCACCATCACGCGCGAGGCGCCGAACTATCCGGGCGGGGGTTAGTTTCCGCTCTCGCCGCTCGGCTGCGCGTTGTTTTTCGCGCGCTAGACTAGCCTCGCATCCGCTGTCATGCCCCGGCTTGACCGGGGCATCCAGCACGCCGCGGCCTCTCGGCTCAATCACGACCGCCTCTGGAATACTGGGCGGATTCAATGGGTCGTCGCAACACTTCAGCAAGGGAGGTTGCGATGAGGCACGGTGTTCGAGCGGGTCGAGCTCAAAAGGCCCTACGAGAGGGTTATAAGCCTTTCTGGTCTGCAATTGCCTCGGGGCGGTCAAGCGAGGATGCTGCGGTGGAGGCCGGGGTATCTCCTGCGGTCGGAGTCCGCTGGTTCCGGAGGGCGGGCGGTATGCCGCCGACACATTTATCGCAATCGTCAAAACCTGCATCGGGGCGTTACCTCTCGTTCGCTGAGCGCGAGGAGATCGCCATTTTGCGCGCGCAGGGTCATGGGGTGCGAGCGATCGCTCGTCAACTCGATCGCCCTCCATGCACGATCTCTCGTGAGCTCCGGCGCAATGTGGCGCGGCGCCACGGCGCTCCAGAGTACCGAGCGACCACGGCACAATGGCACGCTGATCGGTCCGCCCGACGGTCCAAGCTGGCGAAGTTGGCAATCAATCCGGCCCTGAGGGATTATGTGCAGGGCAGGCTTGCCGGTATGATCGCCAAACCGGACGGAGAGCTCCTCGCCGGCCCGAACGTCGTGTGGAAGGGACGCCGGGCTGTGCATCGGCAACACCGCCGCTGGGCGAGGGCATGGAGCCCGGAACAGATTTCTCGGCGACTTCGGTTGGATTTTCCCCAGGATGAGACGATGCGCATCAGTCACGAAGCGATCTATCAGGCGCTTTATGTGCAGGGTCGAGGGGCTTTGCATCGCGAACTGACGGCCTGTTTGCGCACCGGGCGGGCCTTGCGGATGCCGAGAGTACGCGCCCGTAGGGGCAGAAGCTTCATTTCTTCTGAGGTCATGATCAGTCAACGTCCGGCGGAGGTCGCCGATCGAGCTGTGCCGGGCCACTGGGAAGGTGACCTCATTATCGGGCTTGGAAATTCTGCGATCGGCACCTTGGTGGAGCGCTCGACCCGCTTTACCATTCTGCTGCATCTGCCGCGCATGACGGGCCAGGAGCAGGAAACTCGCGTGAAGAATGGACCTGCACTCGCCGGGCACGGCGCTGAGGCAGTGCGCGACGCCATTACCCGGGCAATCGTCACCATGCCCGAGCAACTGCGTCGGTCGCTGACCTGGGATCAGGGAGCTGAGCTGGCTCAGCATGCGCGTCTGAGGATCGACGCTGGCGTGCAGGTCTATTTCTGCGACCCTCACAGCCCTTGGCAGCGCGGGACCAACGAGAACACGAATGGGTTGCTGCGCCAGTACTTCCCAAAAGGGACCGATCTCAGCATGCACAATGCTGGTGACCTCGAGGCCGTGGCTCACGCACTCAATACCAGGCCCAGGAAAACCCTTGGCTGGAAAACACCGGCGGAAACTCTCGACCAATTGCTACGAGTGCGCGATACACAGCGTGTTGCGACGAACGGTTGATTCCGCCCTGGATGCCCAGGTCAAGCCGGGGCATGACAGCGAGTGTGTCGCGTGCGCGTGCCAAAAGCTCGTCATTGCGAGGAGCACTTGCGACGAAGCAATCCAGTCCTTTTGTGTTGACGAAACTGGATTGCTTCGCTTCGCTCGCAACGACAGAAAATTGGAGGAAGCCATCATGTCCCAAGGCAAACGCATCGTTCTCGCCGCGCGTCCCGTCGGCGAGCCAAAGCCGTCCGATTTCCGCGTCGAGGAATTCGCCGTGCCGACGCCTGCCGCAGGTGAAGTCCTGCTGCGCACGATCTGGCTCTCGCTCGATCCCTATATGCGCGGGCGCATGAGCGACGGTCCGTCCTACGCGACGCCGGTGCCCGTCGGTGGCGTGATGGAAGCCGGGACGGTCTGCGAGGTCGCAGCCTCCAACAATCCGAACTTCGCAAAGGGCGACATCGTGCTCTCGCGCGCGGGTTGGCAGACGCATGCGATCTCCGACGGCAAGGGGCTGAACAAGATCGATCCGAAGCTCGCGCCGATCTCGACGGCCGTCGGCGTGCTGGGCATGCCCGGCATGACCGCCTACACGGGCCTGCTCGATATCGGCAAGCCGCAAGCAGGCGAGACCGTCGTCGTCGCCGGTGCCTCCGGTGCGGTCGGTTCGGCCGTGGGACAGATCGCGAAGATCAAGGGCGCACGCGCGGTTGGAATCGCCGGCGGCAAGGACAAATGCGATTACGTCGTGAAGGAGCTCGGCTTCGATGCCTGCATCGATCACCGCGATCCCGATCTGGCGTCGAAGCTGAAGGACGCCTGCCCGAAGGGCATCGACGTCTATTTCGAGAATGTCGGCGGCGCCGTGTTCGAGGCGGTGTTCCCGCTCCTCAACGCGTTCGCGCGCGTGCCGGTCTGCGGCCTGATCGCCCATTACAACGACACTGAAGCGAAGCCGCCGAAATGGGCCGCCAGCATGATGCGCGCGACCCTGACCAAGCGGCTGACCTTCCGCGGCTTCATCGTCTCCGACTTCGCCTCCCGCCATGGCGACTTCCTGCGCGACATGTCCGGCTGGGTCCGCGAGGGCAAGGTCAAGTACAAGGAGTTCGTCACCGAGGGCCTGGAGAGCGCGCCCGAAGCCTTCATGGGACTTCTGAAGGGGGCCAATTTCGGCAAGCAGCTGGTGCGGGTCGGGCCGGACAAGGCTTGACCGGCCGCTCTCGGCCCCCTGGGCGGCCGGGTATGGTTAACAAAGAGTGACCGATCGGCCACACCCGCCCGTAAAAGCCGCAGGTGTGACCGTCGGTTCATTGACGTACACGCGAAGGCATTGAATCATTGCGCATATTTCAGGTGCGATGATGTTAGAGCTTGTTGTTTTCTGCGTAATCCTTGTGGCCGCCGGTTATTGGGCGACGATGTTTGTCATGGGACGTCGCGACGACGTGATTCATGGCAAGTTCATTCACACCGAGGACGCCGGCGCGTTGGCGCAATCCGCGATACCCACGCCTATGCCGCCGTTCCCCAAGCGTCCGGTCAAAGCCACGCGGCCGGCCAATGCGCCTGCCAACACCGGGGCCAAACCGGTGAACAGCGACGCGCTGCAGTCCTTGCTTGCCGCGATCCAGCAGGATCTCAAAAGCGTCGCTTGAGCAGCGAGGCCAATACTCGCCGCCCATCTTGCGGCGATCGAACAAAGTTAAAGCACGCGATAGCGGATCATGTAGGCGTCCTGCGGCGCGACCGGGCTCGCCAGTGGCGAGGCGATGCGGTCGGCGAGGTGCCACGGGCCGAACTGAGGGCCGAATCGGTCGGAGCGATGCGGCTCGGCGGGCAGGCGGAGGCGGAATTCGAAGGTGCCCTTGCCGGGCAGGTTCACGACCAGCACGCGGTCCGCGGTGCGGTGGTTGAGCCCCACCGCGCCACGCAGGACGGAGCGGCCATCACCGAGCTCCCGCACGCCCTCGACCAGTGCCAGCGTCTGGTTTCGGTCGGTATGCAGCTCGATCTGGGTGTCGGACGCCGCCGCCAAGGTCTCCTTGGGCATGCGGATCTCGAACTCGACCGCGGGTTTTGACGGATTGAGGCCGAGGTAGGCCAGCGCGGCATGGCGCATGTCGTAGGCGGCAAAAGCGAACAGAGCGAGGGCGGCGAGCGCAGCGAGGCCATGCCTGAGGACATCGCGCCAGGTCCGATAGCTCATTCGGAAGTAGACCGTCATCGCCAGCGCCACCGCAAGCGCCGTCGCGATGCCTGCGAGCGCCGACATCAGGATGCCGAACTGGCCGTCGGCGGACTCGGTCAAAGCGCCGGTCAGGCTGCCGATCTGGCTCAAGAGGGTGTTCATGGCGGTCTCTCGCCTTGCGCCCACGAGGGGCCAAAATCGCTTTAACTGTCGACAGTTGGTCGCCTCATCGGGAACGCCGGTTCAACTCGTTGATTGTCAGGACCAGCGGTGACCGCTAATGGACGCTAACTGTGCCTTCCGCCGGATGGGACAATCCCGGGAATTCCGATGTCCGTTCAAATGGTTTTGCTGCCGGTCTTCGTGCAGGTCGGTCTCACCTTCGCACTCCTGATCGCCATGGCGACGGGACGCCGGCGCGCGCTCGTCTCCGGCGAGACCAAGAGCCGTGACATTGCGTTGGGCGAGCCCAACTGGCCCAAGGGGGCCACACAATTCGCCAATTGCTACCGCAACCAGTTCGAGCTGCCGGTGCTGCTCTATGTCCTGATCGCGCTGGCGCTCCCGTTGCGCCACGCCGATCTCTTCATCGTGCTGATGTCCTGGGTGTTCGTGGTGACGCGCTTCGTCCATGCCGGAATTTTCGTCTCCTCCAACAATCTCGGACGCCGCTCCACGATCTGGCTCGCCGGCGTGGTCGTCTTGCTCGCGATGTGGATCTACTTCGCGCTGAAAATGCTGTTGCTGATCTAGGCGCTACTCGCCGATCCTGATCTGAAAGATTCAAATGACTCCCGCTGCCCGGCTGTCCGCAGCCATCGAACTGATCGACACTATCGAGAAAGACCGCGTCCCCGCGGCCAAGGCGCTGAAGGAATGGGGCACCGCGCACCGCTTCGCCGGCTCCGGCGACCGCGCCGCCATTGCCGGCCTCGTCTGGGACGTGCTGCGCCGCTATGCCTCGAGCGCGTACCTGATGGATTCGGACACCGCGCGGGCGCGGCTGATTGGCATGCTTCGCCTCGAGCGCAACATGGATGTGGCGACGATGGCCGCGCTGTTCGACGGCAGCCGCTTTGCCCCCGCGCCGTTGACCGAGGCCGAGCAGGCCGCGCTCGCCTCGCGGTCGCTTCAAGGTGCCCCGGCCGCGATCGCCGGCGACTATCCGGAATGGCTGGATCCGTATTTGGCAAAAGCCTTCGGCGAAGAGCGGGTCGCGGAGGCAGCCGCAATGGCGAGCCGGGCGCCGCTCGACCTGCGCGTCAACACGCTAAAATCCAATCGCGACAAGGTGCTGGGGGCGCTTGCTCATCTTCATGCGAAACCGACGCAGTGGTCCGCAACCGGCCTGCGCATCGAGCTTTCGGCCGATGCGCGCAACCCCGGTATCCAGGCCGAAGAGGATTTCATCAAGGGCGCCATTGAAGTGCAGGATGAGGGGTCGCAGCTTGCGGCGGCCCTGACCGCGGCAAAACCCGGCGAGCAGGTGATCGATCTCTGTGCGGGAGCCGGCGGCAAGACGCTGGCGCTGGCCGCGATGATGCAGGGCAAGGGCCGGCTGATCGCGACCGACAGCGACAAGCGGCAACTTGCGCCCATTCACGAACGCCTGTCCCGCGCCGGCGTCCACAATGCCGATGTGCGCACACCCAAGGGCGAGGCCGATCCGCTGGCCGAGATCAGCGCCACCGCCGACCTCGTCGTGATCGACGCGCCCTGCACGGGAACAGGAACCTGGCGCCGCAACCCCGATGCCAAATGGCGCATGCGCCCGGGCGCGCTGGAGATTCGGTTACGAGACCAGACTGCGGTGCTCGATCGCGCGGTGCCGCTGGTCAAGGCCGGCGGCCGCATCGCCTACATCACCTGCTCGGTGCTTTCAGAGGAGAACGGCGAGCAGGTGAGGGCGTTCACCAGCCGGCATCCCGAGTTCGCGGTGGTGCCGCCGGAGCAGACCGCGAGCGTGCTCTGGGACAAGGCGGAGGAGTTTGCGCAAGCCGCGCTGCAATCGCCGGAAGGCTGGCTGATGACGCCGCGGCGGACCGGGACGGACGGGTTCTTCGTCTCGGTCTTGAAGAAGGCATAGCCCACCCCGTCACCGCGGCCCCAAAACAAAAACCCCGCGAACCGGAACCCGGTCGCGGGGCTTTCTAACTTGACGTTCTGCCGGTACGTCCGTGGTCAGAACGGGGCGCGGCTATTAGCCGACGCGGAGATTGTCAGCCGAGGACTTGCCGCTGCGACGATCGGCGACGATGTCGAACGAGACCTTCTGGCCCTCGTTGAGGGTCGACAGGCCAGCGCGCTCGACGGCGCTGATGTGCACGAACACGTCCTTGTCGCCGTCATCCGGCTGAATGAAACCAAAACCCTTTTGATTGTTGAACCACTTCACGGTGCCCATAGCCATGGGAATTTCCTTTGCTTAAGAAGTTAACACGCGGACCGGTACGCACTATTGCGCCCATAATCCTGATCAGTCGATGTTGGAGAAATCATCTGAAGCGTGCGCGCCCGTCAGCAACGAAGCGAAGCGGCCCAGTCGTTCGGCCAAGTATCGATGATCACAATATAGCGAGATTTTGGGGCCACTTCAAGGCACCACCCGCCGCTCGGGATGTCGCCGAATTTTGCTATTTTGCGGTGCAAATTAACCCTCCCGGGGCGCTCAATCGACGATAAACAGCGTCGCCCCCGTCACTGTGGAGGACCGGTGCGCGGCGTCGCCGAAATCCGAGACCTGGTAGCTCATCCCCGCCGTGAGCTTGAACTTGCGCCCGTCGCGCAGCTCGCTGTCGAGCTCGCCCTGCAGCACGTAGAGCACGTGGCCGCGGTCGCACCAATGGTCGGCGAGATAGCCCGGCGAATACTCGACCATCCGCACCCGGAGATCGCCGATGTCGAGCGTGCGCCACTGGGCCTGCCCGGTCTCGCCGGGATGGATGGTCGGCTCGACCTTGCTCCAGTCGGTGACGGTGAAGGGGGAGGTGGGGAGCTTCATCTGGAATCCTGTGTCAGAGCCGGCGCCGGTGTTGTTAGCGTACGTTCGCGCCACAGTCTCCGTCATTGCGAGGAGCCCTTGCGACGAAGCAATCCAGACTATCCCCGCGGACACAATTCTGGCTTGCTTCGCTACGCTCGCAATGACGGGGGACAGGCTAGTGCACCGGATGATTCGCCGATCCCTGCACGATCTTTCCGGCCGCATTCACCCGCAGATATTCGCAGATCTTCTTCCCGCGCTCGTTCTCGTAGAACACCACGACACTATCCGGGCTGACGAACACATCGATCACCGTGAAATGCAGGTTCGGCAACAGGGCGAGCGCCTTGCCCCAATAGGCGCGCAACGCATCCTTGCCGCGCACGGTGCCGCTTTCATCGAAGCCCATCGCCGGGATGCGGTCCGAGGTCATCACGACGTCCTCGTCATAGAGCGAGAGCACGCGTTCGAGGTCGCGCGCGTTCCAGGCCTCGACCCAGGTGCGGCCGAGCGCGGCGAGATTCGACGGCTGGTGATGGTGTGGCATGACGTTCTCCCTGTTCGGCCCTTGGTGAGTAACGGGCCATATTAGGTCAATAATACTTACCTATATCGATTTGTCCATGCCCAAAGAAGAATGTGGGCGCGCGGCCCGCGCGGTTGCGGGAAAAGTCCCCGTCGCGTATTTGCTTGCCATGACAGCAGCACAGACCGACCGCTCCGCGTCGACGCCCTCCGTGGCCTCGGCGCATGACAAGATTCTCATCGTCGACTTCGGCAGCCAGGTGACGCAGCTCATTGCGCGTCGCGTGCGCGAGGACGGCGTCTATTGCGAGATCGTCCCGTTCAACAAGGCCGAACAAGCTTTCAACGAGATGAAGCCGAAGGCGGTGATTCTCTCCGGCGGCCCTGAATCGGTGCATGAGGCGGGCTCGCCCCGCGCCCCGCAAGCGATCTTCGATTCCGGCGTGCCGGTGATGGGCATCTGCTACGGCCAGATGGCCATGGCGGAGCAGCTGGGCGGCACCGTCGAGGGCGGCCATCACCGCGAGTTCGGCCGCGCCGATGTCGAGGTCAAGGCGCCGAGCAAGCTGTTTGAGGACGTCTGGTCGCCAGGCGGCAAGAACCAGGTCTGGATGAGCCATGGCGACCGCATCACCAAGATGCCGCCGGGCTTCTCGGTGGCTGGCACGTCGCCGAACGCGCCGTTCGCGATCATCCAGGACGAGACGCGCAAATATTACGGCCTGATGTTCCACCCCGAAGTGGTGCACACGCCCGACGGCGCCAAACTGATCCGCAATTTCGTCCGCAAGATCGCCGGTCTTTCCGGCGACTGGACCATGCGCGCCTTCCGCGAGGAGGAGATCGCCAAGATCCGCGCCCAGGTCGGCAAGGGCAGGGTGCTCTGCGGCCTGTCCGGCGGCGTCGATTCCGCGGTCGCGGCTGTGCTGATCCACGAAGCGATCGGCGAGCAGCTCACCTGCGTGTTCGTCGATCACGGCATGCTGCGTCTCGATGAAGCCAAGACCGTGGTCGACCTGTTCCGCCACCACTACAACATCCCGCTCGTGCACGTGGATGCCTCGAAGCAATTCTTGGGCGAGCTCGAAGGCGTCACCGATCCCGAAACCAAGCGCAAGACCATCGGCCGCCTCTTCATCGAGG of the Bradyrhizobium sp. WSM1417 genome contains:
- a CDS encoding Ppx/GppA phosphatase family protein, whose amino-acid sequence is MNDHTRLRDGLAPHGELGSMAAAFATEPAVGAQAPGTGVYAALDLGTNNCRLLIACPTHDGFRVVDSFSRIIRLGEGVSATGCISEAAIERAIVALGICRDKINLRKARRLRLIATEACRAASNAEGFRSRVAAETGIELEVIDRETEAALAVLGCSPLVDPRGRGAILFDIGGGSTELVRIERDAANPEPRIKAWMSIPFGVVTLAEQFGGRDVTPEIYAAMEREVAHHIAPFAEQHGGDLADMHLLGTSGTVTTLAGIHLNLARYDRRRIDSVWMNDTDVTATITKLLGMSYEERAANSCISVERADLVLAGCAILDAIRRAFPLPRLRVADRGLREGMLVEMMREDGALRSW
- the guaB gene encoding IMP dehydrogenase, whose amino-acid sequence is MATVQQGIREALTFDDVLLKPGLSDVMPGEVDIRSRVTRAIPLNIPIMASAMDTVTEARMAIAMAQAGGIGVIHRNFDPEGQAAQVRQVKRYESGMVVNPLTISPDATLDDALKLMSDHGISGIPVVTGAGKSTPGKLVGILTNRDVRFATDRQQKISELMTHEGLVTVRENVSQDEARRMLHQHRIEKLLVVDEQYRCVGLVTVKDMEKAVAHPLACKDAQGRLRVAAATTVGDSGFERTERLIDAGVDLVVVDTAHGHSRHVLHAVNRIKRLSNSVQVVAGNVATSEGAQALIDAGADCIKVGIGPGSICTTRIVAGVGVPQLTAIMDAVEAAKKSDIPVIADGGIKFSGDLAKALAAGADIAMVGSLLAGTDETPGEVFLWQGRSYKAYRGMGSVGAMARGSADRYFQQDIKDTLKLVPEGIEGQVPYKGPVGNVMHQLAGGLRAAMGYVGAKDMKDLHDKAQFVRITGAGLRESHVHDVTITREAPNYPGGG
- a CDS encoding MFS transporter, producing MVDKQRIIPLIVATALFMENMDSTVIATSLPAIAADIGTSPLTLKLAITSYLLSLAVFIPASGWTADRFGARMVFAIAVGVFMVGSVGCALSTSVTDFVFARILQGMGGAMMTPVGRLVLLRSVDKSALVNAMAWVTVPALIGPVIGPPLGGFITTYASWHWIFLINIPIGLLGIFMALRFIDPIKSEEREPFDLYGMVLAGLGLAGIAFGLSVAGLNLLPWSTVAALVVGGSISMTLYVLHARRTGSPVLDFTLLRLPTLRAAVLGGFMFRLGIGALPFLLPLLMQIGFGLSPFKSGLVTFGSSLGAMGMKALAARIIRAFGFRNLMTANAIISAVFLAACALFTVTTPLLIIMIILVVGGFFRSLEFTAINTVAYAEVEHAQMSRATTLVSVNQQLAVSAGVAVGAASVETTMWLSHVSELNASVFAPAFIVVALTSAASSWFFWQMPADAGHEVSGRKAVEIASRKGAGKGAAKAAVKAATEDTQDVRDQRLG
- a CDS encoding RlmE family RNA methyltransferase; its protein translation is MAKDTTGRLHVQVKTHGKRKLSSKLWLERQLNDPYVVKAKALGYRSRAAFKLLEIDDKYRLLKHGMAVVDLGAAPGGWSQIAAKRVGSVDGKGKVIAIDLLEIPEIAGVEFAQLDFMDNDAPDKLKAMLDGGADIVMSDMAANTTGHRKTDQLRIVGLIETAAAFACDVLKPGGTFLAKAFQSGADAELLAQLKRDFATVRHVKPAASRADSSERYVLATGFRGGATQ
- a CDS encoding IS30 family transposase; its protein translation is MPPTHLSQSSKPASGRYLSFAEREEIAILRAQGHGVRAIARQLDRPPCTISRELRRNVARRHGAPEYRATTAQWHADRSARRSKLAKLAINPALRDYVQGRLAGMIAKPDGELLAGPNVVWKGRRAVHRQHRRWARAWSPEQISRRLRLDFPQDETMRISHEAIYQALYVQGRGALHRELTACLRTGRALRMPRVRARRGRSFISSEVMISQRPAEVADRAVPGHWEGDLIIGLGNSAIGTLVERSTRFTILLHLPRMTGQEQETRVKNGPALAGHGAEAVRDAITRAIVTMPEQLRRSLTWDQGAELAQHARLRIDAGVQVYFCDPHSPWQRGTNENTNGLLRQYFPKGTDLSMHNAGDLEAVAHALNTRPRKTLGWKTPAETLDQLLRVRDTQRVATNG